One genomic region from Rhodococcus sp. SBT000017 encodes:
- a CDS encoding aminotransferase class III-fold pyridoxal phosphate-dependent enzyme: MTDTTIDFSVLESRSGRSGFAEHVNPELYRLLSALNLDREYVRGDGTVLFDASGRRYLDFAGAYGALPFGHGPTPIWQAVNDVRCSGEAIFVQPSVLSAAGELADRLGRMAPEGLTRTTFVNSGTEATEVALKIARAHTGRLGVLTTANSFHGKTLGALSATGNIKYQNGFGAPVEGFDHIEFGDSDALDAALAATPGHYAVFLVEPIQGEGGVVCPPDGYLRRVREICDRHGVLMALDEVQTGLGRTGRMFAAEHDGVVPDILTLAKALGGGIVPVGAVLSRPELVGESFALRHTSTFAGNALAARVGVAVLEELTRDGCAVVENAAVLGHRLKNDLSALAEKYPSVVTEVRGRGLLLGIELTADVNFVGRQSLLGSIADQHNLSAVICSYLLNVEGIRVAPTLFGNRVIRIEPPLTVSGVQCSRLVAALDRALGYAAAGDLDGLFGHLLGRPTVATPPALAALRPGRTPDIAVGPTDRRFAFIAHPLDLGFFAAFDPALEVFDDSERQELLERFAASTSELEPASFVIGSGRVVGGGDATAHGDLIGLPYTSQQLLQLPTQRALAVVGGAVELAISRGATVVGLGGYSSVITGNGLGLGATTHPITTGNTFTAAASLRAVRRVCRERGIDVARARVTILGAAGAIGRTIGRQLAGEVGAVVLVGRQGESSVIAPKLWAAAQEMVARARAGAGSGELAAAAHAVDGDLDDLIRSRHLEFFTDPVAAVHDSLIVIAATSAPHALIDPTDLMEGAIVCDVAQPQNIGRDVRSERPDVTVFDGGIVQVPSGSDFGLTYGLAPGLTYACMAETMLIALSGEFGLRSIGATLDGESVERLGELADLHGFALAEATRWRESAR, from the coding sequence ATGACTGACACAACTATCGATTTTTCCGTGCTGGAATCCCGGTCCGGTCGATCGGGCTTTGCCGAGCACGTCAATCCCGAACTGTACCGCTTGTTGTCTGCGCTGAACCTGGATCGCGAGTACGTGCGCGGCGACGGGACGGTCCTGTTCGACGCCTCGGGCCGACGCTATCTCGACTTCGCGGGGGCGTACGGAGCCCTTCCGTTCGGGCACGGTCCCACTCCGATTTGGCAGGCGGTCAACGACGTTCGCTGCAGCGGGGAGGCAATTTTCGTGCAGCCCTCGGTGCTGAGCGCGGCCGGAGAATTGGCAGATCGGTTGGGGCGCATGGCCCCCGAGGGGTTGACGCGAACGACGTTCGTCAACAGTGGTACCGAGGCGACGGAGGTCGCGCTCAAGATCGCCCGAGCGCACACCGGGCGGCTGGGTGTGCTGACCACCGCGAACAGCTTCCACGGTAAGACCCTCGGTGCCTTGTCTGCGACGGGAAACATCAAGTATCAGAACGGTTTCGGCGCTCCAGTCGAGGGATTCGATCATATCGAGTTCGGGGATTCGGATGCGCTCGACGCGGCCCTGGCGGCGACACCCGGGCATTATGCAGTGTTTCTGGTGGAGCCGATTCAGGGTGAGGGTGGAGTGGTGTGCCCGCCCGACGGATACCTGCGCCGCGTGCGGGAGATCTGCGATCGGCACGGGGTGCTGATGGCACTCGACGAGGTGCAGACCGGGCTCGGCCGGACGGGCCGGATGTTCGCAGCCGAGCACGACGGCGTGGTGCCGGACATTCTTACTCTCGCCAAGGCGCTCGGTGGCGGGATCGTGCCGGTGGGCGCGGTGCTGAGCCGCCCGGAGTTGGTGGGGGAGAGCTTCGCGCTACGGCACACGTCGACCTTCGCGGGGAACGCGTTGGCTGCACGGGTGGGTGTCGCGGTACTCGAAGAACTGACTCGGGACGGCTGCGCGGTGGTGGAAAATGCGGCCGTACTCGGCCATCGGCTGAAGAACGATCTGAGCGCGCTGGCCGAGAAGTATCCGTCGGTGGTCACCGAGGTACGCGGCCGCGGACTGTTGCTGGGCATCGAACTCACCGCGGACGTGAACTTCGTCGGACGGCAGTCACTGCTCGGATCGATCGCAGATCAGCACAACCTCTCCGCGGTGATCTGCTCGTACCTGCTCAATGTCGAGGGGATCCGAGTGGCTCCGACTCTGTTCGGCAACAGGGTGATTCGCATCGAGCCGCCGCTCACGGTGTCCGGGGTGCAGTGCTCGCGTCTGGTCGCCGCACTGGACCGGGCGTTGGGCTACGCGGCAGCGGGAGACTTGGACGGATTGTTCGGGCACCTGTTGGGCCGTCCGACCGTCGCTACGCCGCCTGCCCTCGCGGCGCTGCGTCCCGGGCGTACCCCCGACATCGCGGTAGGGCCCACCGATCGACGTTTCGCGTTCATCGCGCATCCCCTCGATCTCGGGTTCTTCGCAGCATTCGACCCGGCGCTCGAGGTGTTCGACGACTCCGAGCGACAGGAGTTGCTCGAGCGGTTCGCGGCGTCGACGTCCGAGCTCGAACCCGCGTCGTTCGTCATCGGCAGCGGCCGGGTCGTCGGAGGCGGGGACGCGACGGCGCACGGTGATCTGATCGGGCTGCCGTACACCTCTCAGCAGTTGCTGCAGCTGCCGACCCAGCGTGCGCTGGCAGTGGTGGGCGGTGCCGTCGAGCTGGCGATCTCACGCGGTGCAACGGTCGTCGGGTTGGGCGGCTACTCGTCGGTGATCACCGGCAACGGGTTGGGTCTCGGCGCGACGACGCATCCCATCACCACCGGCAACACGTTCACCGCCGCGGCCAGTCTGCGGGCTGTTCGACGCGTGTGCCGTGAACGCGGAATCGATGTCGCGCGGGCTCGAGTGACGATTCTCGGTGCCGCCGGGGCGATCGGGCGAACCATCGGCAGGCAGTTGGCCGGCGAGGTCGGTGCCGTCGTGCTGGTCGGTAGGCAGGGGGAGAGCTCGGTGATCGCTCCCAAGCTGTGGGCGGCTGCGCAGGAGATGGTGGCGAGAGCTCGGGCGGGTGCGGGGTCGGGGGAGCTGGCCGCCGCCGCGCACGCTGTCGACGGTGATCTGGACGATCTGATCAGGTCGCGGCATCTGGAGTTCTTCACCGATCCCGTTGCTGCGGTGCATGATTCGTTGATCGTCATCGCTGCGACGTCGGCACCACATGCGTTGATCGATCCGACGGATCTGATGGAGGGTGCCATCGTCTGCGATGTGGCGCAGCCGCAGAATATCGGCCGGGACGTGCGAAGTGAGCGGCCGGACGTCACGGTGTTCGACGGCGGCATCGTGCAGGTGCCGTCGGGTTCGGATTTCGGGCTGACCTACGGGTTGGCTCCTGGGCTGACCTACGCCTGTATGGCCGAGACGATGCTGATCGCGTTGTCGGGTGAGTTCGGACTGCGCAGTATCGGGGCCACCCTCGACGGCGAGAGCGTCGAACGATTGGGTGAGTTGGCCGATCTGCACGGCTTCGCGCTCGCCGAGGCCACGCGGTGGCGGGAGAGCGCCCGGTAG
- a CDS encoding MCE family protein, whose protein sequence is MRSRLVRIQLVLFVVVAVVGLVYVGAKYVRLDNMLGFGQYQVDLNLADSGGIFSNAEVTYRGVPVGTVGDLELTEDGIRVALMLDDGGPDIPADTKAVVANRSAIGEQYVDLQPETDQGPFLVDGSQIAEADTTTPVPVEQVLANANTLVRSVPLDTLTRVVNELGVAFDGKGTDLASLVDSLGNISEAGNEALPQTLALVRDAVPVLNTQSEQSDLIRQFSTSLDEVTAQLKSSDPDIRRLIDTGTAAGDQLGGLITDAGPALTTDINNLALVAAQAEPRYVALRPFLTFLPALGAGISTIVPDDGTIHQGLLLETNNPPPCTVGYEGSQAILDEEKRKNPNFDPTRENYPLNLDANCATPQGSVTGVRSANRIVFADPDVPQPWDLKPKVDPEKLNLNPIATQLAPLIGVTPK, encoded by the coding sequence GTGAGATCGAGACTGGTTCGCATTCAATTGGTCCTCTTCGTCGTGGTCGCTGTGGTGGGGTTGGTCTATGTCGGTGCCAAGTACGTGCGACTGGACAACATGCTCGGCTTCGGGCAGTACCAGGTCGATCTGAACCTCGCCGATTCCGGTGGCATCTTCTCCAACGCCGAGGTCACCTACCGAGGTGTCCCGGTGGGAACCGTCGGAGATCTGGAACTGACGGAAGACGGGATCCGAGTCGCGCTCATGCTCGACGACGGCGGCCCGGACATCCCAGCCGACACCAAGGCCGTCGTGGCCAACAGGTCGGCCATCGGTGAGCAGTACGTCGACCTGCAACCCGAGACCGACCAGGGCCCGTTCCTGGTCGACGGTTCGCAGATCGCGGAGGCCGACACCACTACACCCGTGCCGGTGGAACAGGTTCTCGCCAACGCGAACACGCTGGTTCGGTCGGTACCGCTGGATACGTTGACGCGAGTCGTCAACGAGCTCGGTGTGGCGTTCGACGGAAAGGGCACGGATCTTGCGTCTCTCGTCGATTCGCTCGGGAACATCTCCGAGGCAGGCAACGAGGCGCTGCCGCAGACGCTCGCGCTGGTGCGCGACGCGGTGCCAGTGCTGAACACGCAGTCCGAGCAGTCGGATCTGATTCGGCAGTTCAGCACCAGCTTGGATGAGGTGACGGCTCAGTTGAAGTCCAGCGATCCGGACATCCGTCGCCTGATCGACACCGGCACAGCGGCGGGCGATCAGCTCGGTGGTCTCATCACCGATGCCGGTCCGGCTCTGACGACCGATATCAACAACCTGGCACTAGTTGCTGCGCAGGCCGAACCCCGGTACGTCGCGCTTCGTCCGTTCCTGACGTTCCTGCCTGCCCTCGGTGCCGGCATCTCCACCATCGTCCCGGACGACGGCACGATCCATCAGGGCCTGTTGCTCGAGACCAACAACCCGCCCCCGTGCACGGTGGGCTACGAGGGCAGCCAGGCGATCCTCGACGAGGAGAAGCGCAAGAACCCGAACTTCGATCCGACTCGGGAGAATTACCCGCTGAACCTCGACGCGAACTGCGCCACACCGCAGGGCAGCGTGACGGGCGTTCGTAGTGCGAACCGCATCGTGTTCGCCGATCCGGATGTGCCGCAGCCGTGGGACCTCAAGCCCAAGGTCGATCCCGAGAAGTTGAACCTCAACCCGATCGCCACCCAGTTGGCACCGCTGATCGGCGTCACGCCGAAGTAG
- a CDS encoding MCE family protein: MKRSLVVGAGACVVALSAGACSSAGIYAIPLPGGADVGENPLNLTVQFDDVLDLVPQSTVKVDGVSVGRVDSITVPNDGWTADVNVILNSDVDLPANAIASVQQTNLLGEKFVQLSAPPGDEEAARLQDGATIPLDRTRHATDIEQVLGALSLLLNGGGVGQLSPIVKELSTAFDGREGRTKELLQQANTLIDGLNQQRDDITRAIDGLDTLSGRVNTQTDKIDAVLKDLPIATEVLEQQRPQLTEMLGALDRLGAVGTDVIDRSKDDLIADLRALRPTLQALADSADDVVSSLAVIPTLPFADGTEKIIEGNSANLFLSLDLSIGTALRNFGVGEGDPVYIQPKYGNTLPVVDPSNPYYNGNGPRPGWPTISLLPLPPIIPSPVPGPGAPANEQAAAAAAPAPADPFAPLNDLLERFGVGQ, from the coding sequence GTGAAGCGTTCTTTGGTGGTCGGAGCCGGTGCGTGCGTGGTGGCGCTGTCGGCCGGAGCATGCTCGTCGGCCGGCATCTACGCGATACCGCTGCCCGGCGGTGCCGACGTCGGTGAGAACCCGTTGAACCTGACGGTGCAGTTCGACGACGTACTGGACCTCGTCCCGCAGTCGACCGTGAAGGTCGACGGCGTCTCGGTCGGCCGCGTCGACTCGATAACGGTCCCGAACGACGGCTGGACCGCCGACGTCAACGTCATCTTGAATTCCGACGTCGACCTTCCGGCCAACGCGATCGCATCGGTGCAACAGACCAACCTGCTGGGCGAGAAGTTCGTGCAGCTCTCGGCACCTCCTGGCGACGAGGAAGCAGCGCGTCTGCAGGACGGGGCCACGATCCCGCTCGATCGCACCCGCCATGCCACCGATATCGAACAGGTACTCGGTGCGCTCTCGCTGCTGCTCAACGGCGGCGGTGTCGGGCAGCTCTCGCCGATCGTCAAGGAACTGAGCACGGCGTTCGACGGTCGCGAAGGCAGAACCAAAGAGCTTCTGCAGCAAGCGAACACCCTCATCGACGGCCTCAACCAGCAGCGTGACGACATCACCCGCGCCATCGACGGGCTGGACACTCTCAGCGGCCGCGTCAACACGCAGACCGACAAGATCGACGCAGTGCTGAAGGATCTGCCGATCGCCACCGAGGTTCTCGAGCAGCAGCGCCCGCAGCTGACCGAGATGCTCGGAGCGCTCGACCGTCTCGGAGCCGTCGGCACCGACGTGATCGACCGTTCCAAGGACGATCTCATCGCGGACCTGCGGGCACTACGCCCCACGCTCCAGGCCCTGGCCGATTCGGCGGACGACGTGGTGAGCTCGCTCGCGGTGATCCCCACCCTGCCGTTCGCGGACGGTACCGAGAAGATCATCGAGGGCAACTCGGCGAACCTGTTCCTTTCGCTCGACCTGTCGATCGGAACTGCGTTGCGCAACTTCGGCGTCGGGGAGGGCGATCCGGTCTACATCCAGCCCAAGTACGGCAACACGCTGCCCGTCGTCGACCCGTCGAATCCGTACTACAACGGCAACGGACCGCGCCCGGGTTGGCCGACGATCTCGCTGCTGCCGTTGCCGCCGATCATCCCGTCACCGGTTCCCGGTCCGGGTGCACCTGCGAACGAGCAGGCAGCGGCGGCCGCCGCGCCCGCACCGGCCGATCCGTTCGCACCGTTGAACGATCTGCTCGAGCGATTCGGAGTTGGACAGTGA
- a CDS encoding MCE family protein, with amino-acid sequence MTDTQTAPRSKNKLALIAVVVTVALVLAVAGWWLFTRAGTTKITAYFDKSIGIYSGSEVRVLGVKVGTVDSVTPQGEDVEVILRVDRGVDIPVDAKAVQVTPSLVADRYVQLSPVYTGGDTMADGATIGRDRTATPVEVDELYKSIDDLSTALGPDGANKDGALTDLVNTGAANLDGNGEALGNSITQLSAAGRTLSDSRTDVFDTIKNLQTFVSALAVNDQQVRNFNTQLADLTGFLSGQREDLGAALQQLSVSLGDVATFVADNRTQLTDAANGLTVPTQTLADNREQLVQTLTLLPLAISNLVNAYDAESGTLATRANLQNETQDPLGTVCKLLDLGKLVPGDPRFEALGAQIQPIIDQCANITTMIQAPITDQNRIVLPFGVLTNDIEQNVSVPGTVPGVVSPRLGNSSMPGLEQSYIGGGGQ; translated from the coding sequence ATGACAGACACGCAGACAGCACCGAGAAGCAAGAACAAGCTCGCGCTGATCGCCGTCGTCGTGACCGTGGCGCTCGTCCTCGCGGTCGCCGGCTGGTGGCTGTTCACCAGGGCCGGAACGACCAAGATCACCGCCTACTTCGACAAGTCGATCGGCATCTATTCCGGCTCGGAGGTGCGCGTGCTCGGCGTCAAGGTCGGCACGGTCGACTCGGTCACGCCGCAGGGCGAAGACGTGGAGGTCATTCTTCGCGTCGACCGTGGGGTCGACATTCCTGTGGACGCCAAGGCCGTCCAGGTCACCCCGTCGCTCGTCGCCGACCGCTACGTCCAGCTCTCGCCCGTCTACACCGGCGGCGACACCATGGCCGACGGCGCGACGATCGGTCGCGATCGCACCGCAACACCCGTCGAGGTCGACGAGCTGTACAAGTCCATCGACGACCTGTCCACCGCCCTCGGTCCGGACGGCGCGAACAAGGACGGCGCTCTCACCGATCTGGTCAACACCGGTGCAGCCAACCTCGACGGCAACGGTGAAGCGTTGGGCAACAGCATCACCCAGCTCTCGGCCGCCGGTCGAACGTTGAGTGACTCGCGCACCGACGTGTTCGACACGATCAAGAACCTGCAGACGTTCGTCAGCGCCTTGGCCGTCAACGATCAGCAGGTACGCAACTTCAACACCCAGTTGGCCGACCTGACCGGTTTCCTGTCGGGGCAGCGAGAGGACCTCGGAGCTGCACTCCAACAGCTGTCGGTCTCGCTCGGCGACGTGGCGACGTTCGTCGCGGACAACCGGACCCAACTGACCGATGCCGCGAACGGTCTCACGGTTCCGACGCAGACACTCGCCGACAACCGCGAGCAGCTGGTGCAAACGCTCACGTTGCTGCCGCTGGCCATCAGCAACCTGGTGAACGCGTACGACGCCGAGTCGGGAACGCTCGCCACGCGCGCCAATCTCCAGAACGAGACCCAGGATCCGCTCGGCACCGTGTGCAAGCTCCTCGATCTCGGCAAGCTCGTTCCCGGCGATCCGCGCTTCGAGGCCCTCGGTGCGCAGATTCAGCCGATCATCGATCAGTGCGCCAACATCACCACGATGATCCAGGCCCCGATCACCGACCAGAACCGGATCGTGCTGCCGTTCGGTGTTCTCACCAACGACATCGAGCAGAACGTATCCGTTCCCGGCACCGTGCCTGGCGTCGTCTCGCCCAGGCTCGGAAACAGCTCGATGCCCGGACTGGAGCAGTCGTACATCGGAGGTGGGGGACAGTGA
- a CDS encoding MCE family protein, whose translation MKSRRSPATIGALGIAIILLATMSVFFLDRLPIIGAGSVYTAEFSEAAGLKPPNEVRIAGVKVGKVTDVRLDGDRVLVDFTVKDAWVGNESRAAIAIKTVLGQKYLALDPSGPETLSPKDPIPLERTTSPYDVIDAFSAAASTISDIDTDQLATSMRTLSEAFSETPANIRASLDGVTRLSQTVASRDEELKKLFEATGETSKVLADRNEQFNQLITDAGPLLEELNNRQQAISQLLTGTQRVSQELTGLVRDNEATINPMLQQLNGTIEILQRNNDNLDRALKLYEPFIRLYTNLTGNGRWIDITLANLTPPGVPLIPGYRQPSLDTLAGN comes from the coding sequence ATGAAATCTCGTCGTAGTCCGGCCACCATCGGTGCGCTCGGTATCGCAATCATCCTGCTCGCCACGATGTCGGTCTTCTTTCTCGACCGGCTCCCGATCATCGGTGCGGGTTCGGTGTACACCGCCGAGTTCAGCGAGGCAGCAGGGCTCAAGCCGCCCAACGAGGTCCGTATCGCGGGCGTGAAGGTCGGCAAGGTCACCGATGTGCGTCTCGACGGCGACCGGGTGCTCGTGGACTTCACGGTCAAGGACGCCTGGGTCGGCAACGAGTCGCGAGCGGCCATCGCCATCAAGACTGTGCTGGGGCAGAAATATCTGGCGCTCGACCCGAGCGGTCCGGAGACGTTGAGCCCCAAGGACCCGATTCCGCTCGAGCGCACCACGTCCCCGTACGACGTGATCGACGCGTTCTCCGCTGCGGCCTCGACCATCAGCGACATCGACACCGATCAGCTGGCGACGAGCATGCGGACCCTGTCCGAGGCGTTCTCCGAGACGCCTGCGAACATCCGTGCCTCGCTCGACGGTGTGACTCGGTTATCGCAGACCGTGGCCAGCCGTGACGAGGAACTGAAGAAGCTGTTCGAGGCCACCGGCGAGACCTCGAAGGTGCTGGCCGACCGCAACGAGCAGTTCAACCAACTGATCACCGACGCGGGCCCGCTTCTCGAAGAGCTCAACAATCGGCAGCAGGCCATCTCGCAGCTGCTCACCGGCACTCAGCGAGTGTCGCAAGAGCTGACCGGCCTGGTTCGCGACAACGAGGCCACCATCAACCCGATGTTGCAGCAGCTCAACGGCACCATCGAGATCCTGCAGCGCAACAACGACAACCTCGACCGTGCGCTGAAGCTGTACGAACCGTTCATTCGGCTGTACACGAACCTGACCGGCAACGGCCGGTGGATAGACATCACGCTGGCAAACCTCACACCGCCCGGAGTTCCGTTGATACCTGGTTACCGCCAGCCCTCGCTCGATACGTTGGCGGGGAACTGA
- a CDS encoding MCE family protein produces MRGLLAPIIKLVVFAVITITATATLAFTIANSSGGGGGTKFSAVFTDVTSLNEGDEIRIAGVRVGQVDKIEIANEREAKVDFTLSSRDWLPASSTATIRFRNLVGQRYIAIEQGSGDQGRKITDGATIPLERTKPAVNLTTLFDGFRPLFTTLSSDDVNKLSYQIIQVFQGESGTINELVTNTATLTNTVADKDQVIGQVITNLNNVLETVNQNDGQLDSLIVNTQQLVSGLSADRGVVGSAVTSLAGLTNATADLLEPTRPSIQGSVTALNTLAETVNRRSDDVDTVLGILPVKLEKLIRTAQQGSWFTFYLCGIDIVAGPGSSPNLNLPTGLPTVNQPLYTNSAARCKAGGIKQ; encoded by the coding sequence ATGAGAGGCCTTCTCGCGCCGATCATCAAGTTGGTCGTGTTCGCCGTGATCACGATCACTGCTACGGCCACCCTTGCCTTCACCATCGCCAATTCCAGCGGCGGCGGCGGCGGCACCAAGTTCTCGGCTGTGTTCACGGACGTCACGTCTCTCAACGAGGGCGACGAGATTCGTATCGCGGGCGTTCGTGTCGGCCAGGTCGACAAGATCGAGATCGCCAACGAGCGCGAAGCCAAGGTGGACTTCACTCTGAGCAGTCGTGATTGGCTCCCGGCCAGTTCGACGGCGACCATCCGATTCCGGAACCTGGTGGGCCAGCGCTACATCGCCATCGAGCAGGGTTCGGGAGACCAGGGTCGGAAGATCACCGACGGTGCCACCATTCCGTTGGAGCGGACCAAGCCTGCGGTGAACCTGACCACGCTCTTCGACGGCTTCCGCCCGCTGTTCACCACGCTCAGCTCCGATGACGTCAACAAGCTGTCGTACCAGATCATTCAGGTGTTCCAGGGGGAGTCGGGCACCATCAACGAACTGGTCACCAATACGGCGACCCTGACCAACACCGTCGCCGACAAGGATCAGGTCATCGGGCAGGTCATCACCAATCTGAACAACGTGTTGGAGACGGTGAACCAGAACGACGGGCAGCTCGACAGCCTGATCGTCAACACGCAGCAGCTCGTCTCGGGCCTGTCGGCCGACCGTGGTGTCGTCGGCTCCGCCGTGACGTCGCTCGCCGGCCTGACCAACGCGACCGCCGACCTGCTCGAGCCGACCAGGCCGTCGATCCAGGGTTCGGTGACTGCGTTGAACACGTTGGCCGAGACAGTCAACCGACGAAGCGACGACGTGGACACGGTCCTCGGAATTCTGCCCGTCAAACTCGAGAAGCTCATTCGCACGGCCCAGCAGGGATCCTGGTTCACCTTCTATCTGTGCGGTATCGACATCGTCGCCGGACCGGGTAGTTCGCCGAATCTGAATCTGCCGACCGGGCTGCCGACCGTCAACCAGCCGCTGTACACGAACTCCGCAGCGCGTTGCAAAGCTGGGGGGATCAAGCAATGA
- a CDS encoding MCE family protein: MIDSPSRLKRVLLGLAFFLVLILFLGWSITSYNKTFKDVVKVSLETDSVGNALPMNADVKVRGMIVGEVRSASTVDGVVTSQLAIDPDKAPLIPSNVTARLLPKTLFGERYVSLIVPENDAASPISEGTVLKQDTSGNAIEVGQLLDGLLPLLQAIPPQDLANTLGSLAQGLSGRGEQLGQTIDNLTNIVSGLNTELPNIQQTLVGLADFSQTYADAAPDLVSALDNLRTTGNTVVERQSSLDTLYGSLTSASYTTADFLQTNSENLIGLAANSREALELLAEFSPTFGCTFTYFAEGARRGKVVLGEGDEYPGINVSAPFVNPKGRYLPNQDEPRLFDDRGATCFEPAAPGEFFPQYPGGSINDGSYQVPTRNPGPQVIEGQGPPKSAQSSIVPAVSASAQPASYEGSDFERDTLAVIYGQASGVAPDSIPSWAAAIGAPALRGVEVTVP, from the coding sequence ATGATCGACTCGCCGTCGCGACTGAAGCGAGTACTCCTCGGTTTGGCGTTCTTCCTGGTGCTCATCCTGTTCCTGGGGTGGAGCATCACGTCCTACAACAAGACGTTCAAAGATGTGGTGAAAGTCAGCCTCGAAACCGACTCGGTCGGCAACGCGCTGCCGATGAACGCGGATGTCAAGGTGCGCGGAATGATCGTGGGCGAGGTGCGCTCGGCGTCCACCGTCGACGGCGTCGTGACCTCGCAGCTCGCCATCGATCCGGACAAGGCACCGCTGATTCCGTCGAACGTGACGGCACGGTTGCTACCCAAGACACTGTTCGGTGAGCGCTACGTCTCGTTGATCGTGCCCGAGAACGATGCGGCGTCGCCGATCTCCGAGGGCACGGTCCTCAAACAGGACACCAGCGGAAACGCCATCGAGGTCGGGCAGTTGCTCGACGGCTTGCTTCCACTGCTGCAGGCGATTCCGCCACAGGATCTGGCGAACACCCTCGGGTCGTTGGCGCAGGGCCTCAGCGGGCGCGGTGAGCAACTGGGCCAGACCATCGACAACCTGACGAACATCGTGTCGGGTCTGAACACGGAGTTGCCGAACATCCAGCAGACGTTGGTCGGGCTGGCCGACTTCTCGCAGACCTACGCAGACGCGGCACCGGACTTGGTCTCGGCGCTGGACAACTTGCGGACGACGGGCAACACCGTGGTCGAGCGGCAGTCCAGCCTCGACACGCTGTACGGCTCCCTGACCTCGGCGTCGTACACCACTGCGGACTTTCTGCAGACCAACTCCGAGAACCTGATCGGATTGGCCGCGAACTCTCGGGAAGCGCTCGAGCTGCTGGCCGAGTTCTCCCCGACGTTCGGCTGCACGTTCACTTATTTCGCTGAAGGTGCCAGGCGCGGAAAAGTCGTACTCGGTGAGGGCGACGAGTACCCCGGCATCAACGTCTCCGCACCGTTCGTCAACCCGAAGGGTCGTTACTTGCCGAACCAGGACGAGCCGCGCTTGTTCGACGATCGCGGAGCCACCTGTTTCGAGCCCGCGGCGCCGGGGGAGTTCTTCCCGCAGTATCCGGGAGGCTCGATCAACGACGGTTCCTACCAGGTGCCGACCCGGAACCCGGGCCCGCAGGTGATCGAAGGACAGGGACCACCGAAGTCTGCCCAGAGTTCCATCGTTCCCGCCGTCTCCGCATCCGCGCAGCCGGCGAGCTACGAGGGCTCCGACTTCGAGCGCGACACTCTGGCCGTGATCTACGGACAGGCGAGTGGTGTTGCACCGGACAGTATTCCGTCGTGGGCGGCCGCTATCGGCGCACCGGCACTGAGAGGAGTGGAGGTGACCGTGCCATGA
- a CDS encoding ABC transporter permease, protein MTIARGRGDRTLMRVKRVGNAPLNVLDRAGEQMSFYLRAIGWIPKTAVHYKKEVLRLLAEVTFGSGALAVIGGTIGVIVMMSGFTGIVVGLQGYAALEQLGSSVLTGFLSAYVNTREIAPIVAGLALSATVGCGFTAQLGAMRISEEIDALEVMAVPSVPFLVTTRMIAGFVAVIPLYIVGLLASYVASRGISTVFNGQSTGSYDHYFNLFLPPEDVLYSFLKVLIFAFVLIMIHCYYGYHASGGPAGVGVAVGRAVRTAIVTIAVLDFFLSLAIWGTTTTVRVAG, encoded by the coding sequence ATGACGATCGCAAGAGGTCGCGGTGACCGCACGCTGATGCGCGTCAAGCGCGTCGGCAACGCCCCGCTCAACGTGCTCGACCGCGCAGGCGAGCAAATGTCGTTCTACCTGCGGGCCATCGGGTGGATTCCCAAGACCGCAGTGCATTACAAGAAGGAGGTGCTCCGCCTGCTGGCGGAGGTCACCTTCGGCAGCGGTGCGCTCGCCGTCATCGGTGGGACCATCGGCGTGATCGTGATGATGTCCGGCTTCACCGGCATCGTCGTCGGTCTACAGGGCTATGCAGCCCTCGAACAGCTCGGTAGCTCCGTGCTCACCGGATTCCTGTCCGCGTACGTCAACACCCGTGAGATCGCGCCGATTGTCGCAGGACTGGCACTCTCGGCCACCGTCGGCTGTGGTTTCACCGCCCAGCTCGGTGCCATGCGAATCTCCGAGGAGATCGACGCGCTCGAGGTGATGGCCGTACCCAGCGTGCCGTTCCTCGTGACCACCCGCATGATCGCAGGCTTCGTGGCCGTCATCCCGCTGTACATCGTCGGGCTGTTGGCGTCGTACGTCGCATCCCGAGGGATCAGCACCGTTTTCAACGGGCAGTCCACGGGGTCCTACGACCACTACTTCAACCTCTTCCTACCTCCGGAAGACGTGTTGTATTCGTTCTTGAAGGTGCTGATATTCGCCTTCGTCCTGATCATGATCCACTGCTATTACGGCTACCACGCCTCTGGCGGACCTGCCGGTGTCGGCGTCGCAGTGGGCCGTGCCGTTCGTACCGCGATCGTCACGATCGCCGTACTGGACTTCTTCTTGAGCCTCGCCATCTGGGGCACGACCACCACAGTGAGGGTTGCGGGATGA